The Saprospiraceae bacterium genome includes a window with the following:
- a CDS encoding LytTR family transcriptional regulator DNA-binding domain-containing protein: protein MIKYTCIIVDDEPLARQILQSYADKIPYLDVVAVCQNAIEAKLAIQEKKPDILYIDIQMPNLSGLELLKMLSNKPATVLTTAYSEYAINGYELDVIDYLLKPIEFERFFKATNKCMEWIGKTSQAALDTSLKLTTENVDTRSESKGNYFFVKSDYKTVKIVFDDIQYIEALQKYVRIHTQKERIVTLMSMNQLEDALPKNQFVRIHRSHIINIDNVDNIEGNIVTVGKFKLPLSKGQKEVFLDFIKVRKLGF from the coding sequence ATGATTAAGTACACTTGCATTATCGTAGATGACGAGCCGCTTGCCAGACAAATATTACAGTCTTATGCAGATAAAATTCCTTATCTCGATGTTGTCGCGGTATGTCAAAACGCCATAGAAGCCAAACTTGCTATTCAGGAGAAGAAGCCGGATATCTTGTACATTGACATACAAATGCCCAATTTATCAGGTTTAGAATTGCTCAAGATGCTCTCCAATAAACCTGCTACGGTGTTGACAACTGCGTACTCTGAATATGCCATAAATGGGTACGAGCTTGATGTCATTGATTATCTTCTCAAACCCATAGAATTTGAACGTTTTTTTAAAGCTACCAATAAATGTATGGAGTGGATCGGCAAAACAAGCCAGGCAGCACTCGATACATCCTTAAAGCTTACTACAGAAAATGTGGACACTCGGTCAGAAAGTAAAGGCAATTACTTTTTTGTAAAATCAGATTATAAGACTGTCAAAATAGTATTTGATGATATACAATATATCGAAGCACTCCAGAAATATGTACGCATACATACCCAAAAGGAGCGTATCGTCACACTGATGTCCATGAATCAGCTAGAAGATGCTTTGCCCAAAAACCAATTTGTACGGATACACCGATCGCACATTATCAATATCGATAATGTGGATAATATAGAAGGTAATATTGTGACTGTAGGAAAATTTAAACTACCCCTAAGCAAAGGCCAAAAAGAAGTATTTTTAGACTTTATCAAGGTAAGAAAGTTGGGGTTTTGA
- a CDS encoding Txe/YoeB family addiction module toxin — protein MQIELSSEAKSHLQYWRKTGNKAVLNKISKLTDAILKDPYSGIEKPEALKYELAPKWSRRITSEHRYVYLFENDTLFIYSLKGHYEL, from the coding sequence ATGCAAATAGAACTAAGTTCTGAAGCTAAATCTCATTTACAATATTGGCGAAAAACAGGTAACAAAGCAGTTTTGAATAAAATTTCTAAATTAACTGACGCTATTTTAAAAGATCCTTATAGTGGAATTGAAAAGCCTGAAGCACTAAAATATGAGCTTGCGCCAAAATGGTCCAGAAGAATAACATCTGAACACAGGTATGTTTACTTATTCGAAAATGATACACTTTTCATTTACTCACTTAAAGGACATTATGAATTATAA
- a CDS encoding putative toxin-antitoxin system toxin component, PIN family → MTEKKVKVIFDTNVWISFLIGKRLSNIKQYIVDGRIQIITCEQLITEIRLVTCREKLKKYFQEEDVNELLQLLDIIGKKVEIKPTHFINRDPKDNFLLDLIDCSKADYLITGDNDLLEHNPFMSAQILTTSEFEAEIL, encoded by the coding sequence ATGACAGAGAAAAAAGTTAAAGTTATATTCGATACTAATGTTTGGATAAGTTTTTTAATAGGTAAAAGACTATCCAATATAAAACAATATATTGTAGATGGCCGTATCCAAATCATAACTTGTGAACAATTAATTACAGAAATCAGGTTGGTCACCTGCAGAGAAAAATTAAAAAAGTATTTTCAAGAAGAAGATGTAAATGAATTATTACAATTATTGGATATTATTGGTAAAAAAGTTGAAATAAAACCAACTCACTTTATTAACAGAGACCCTAAAGATAATTTTTTATTAGACTTAATAGATTGTTCAAAAGCAGACTACTTGATTACAGGAGATAATGATTTATTAGAACACAACCCATTTATGTCAGCACAAATATTAACTACTTCTGAATTTGAAGCAGAAATTTTGTAG
- a CDS encoding agmatine deiminase family protein, with amino-acid sequence MKILNISALLLLTALIISCGDEGEDTTDPNPNPNPTEILYTMPEESDPHEGTWLQWPHQYQYGIEFRDGLDDTWIAMTRELVSSEKVHLVAYDETEKARIIDLLNNAGVSLSNIDFRVYPTDDVWARDNGPIYARDKTGNMVIQDWGFNGWGNKTKFNNCNAVPTKVAKDQGKTLVDLNTTMINEGGSVEIDGHGSFMACKSSILNDNRNPGMTQAKAEEIFTKYLGVTNFIWLDGVAGLEITDMHIDGFARFGNATTIVTMSESDLLEWSVPQKDIDKLYAAKNKDKVAFKFVKLPLTKNNVVTTKGKNLGYKGSYVNYYIANTKVLVPNYNDANDAAANALIQALYPQRKVVGIDVRNLYESGGMIHCVTQQQPK; translated from the coding sequence ATGAAAATATTAAACATTTCTGCCTTGCTTTTATTGACGGCACTTATTATTTCATGCGGTGATGAAGGTGAAGACACAACCGATCCTAACCCTAATCCAAACCCAACAGAAATATTATATACAATGCCGGAAGAAAGTGATCCACATGAAGGTACATGGTTACAGTGGCCACACCAATATCAGTATGGCATAGAATTTCGAGATGGCCTTGATGATACATGGATAGCGATGACCCGCGAATTGGTGAGTAGTGAAAAGGTGCACCTTGTAGCTTATGACGAAACCGAAAAAGCAAGAATCATAGACCTATTGAATAATGCTGGTGTCTCCCTTAGCAATATCGACTTCAGAGTATATCCTACAGATGATGTTTGGGCAAGAGACAATGGCCCTATCTATGCTCGGGACAAAACTGGCAACATGGTGATCCAGGATTGGGGCTTCAATGGTTGGGGCAATAAAACTAAATTTAATAATTGTAACGCTGTGCCAACAAAGGTTGCAAAAGATCAAGGTAAAACATTGGTAGATTTGAATACTACTATGATCAATGAAGGTGGTAGTGTGGAGATAGATGGTCATGGTTCTTTCATGGCATGCAAAAGTTCAATTTTGAATGACAATCGAAATCCAGGAATGACTCAAGCTAAAGCTGAAGAAATATTTACTAAATATCTTGGTGTGACAAACTTCATATGGCTCGATGGCGTCGCAGGTCTGGAGATCACAGATATGCATATCGATGGTTTTGCACGATTTGGCAACGCTACTACCATTGTCACGATGAGCGAAAGTGATTTGTTAGAGTGGTCGGTCCCACAAAAAGACATTGACAAACTTTACGCAGCTAAGAACAAAGATAAAGTTGCTTTTAAATTTGTAAAACTACCACTCACAAAAAACAATGTTGTAACTACAAAGGGCAAAAATTTGGGATACAAAGGTTCATATGTAAACTACTATATTGCCAACACTAAAGTTTTGGTACCCAACTATAATGATGCCAATGACGCTGCCGCCAATGCGCTGATTCAAGCGCTTTACCCACAAAGAAAAGTCGTAGGCATCGATGTCCGCAACCTTTATGAAAGTGGTGGAATGATCCACTGTGTGACGCAGCAACAACCAAAGTAA